One genomic region from Vannielia litorea encodes:
- a CDS encoding 2Fe-2S iron-sulfur cluster-binding protein, which yields MAQFLPLTVTDVRPTTREAVVVTLQPDDPEAFAFTQGQYLTFRQEIDGTEIRRSYSICCGVGEGLQVGIKRVEGGAFSSWANDNLKPGMRLEAMPPSGRFFVTLGEAPKHYLAFAGGSGITPVLSLIRTTLAAEPQSRFTLVYANRAAATVMFREELEDLKNRHMGRFRVIHVLEHDGQEVPLFSGRVDGEKVAALFGGLIEPEGVDVAFICGPEPMMLAISEALKAAGLSGDQIRFELFKSDQPGRLPQRVVAALAEGAKGAEAKVTLDGVTRTLTVEPGQTVLEAGLAASMEVPFSCRAGVCSTCRCRVLEGEVEMAANYALEDDEVAKGYVLSCQSHVISERVVVSYDE from the coding sequence ATGGCCCAATTTCTCCCCCTGACCGTGACCGACGTGCGGCCCACCACCCGCGAGGCGGTGGTGGTGACGCTTCAGCCCGACGACCCGGAGGCCTTTGCCTTCACCCAAGGCCAATATCTGACCTTCCGGCAGGAGATCGACGGCACCGAGATCCGGCGCAGTTATTCGATCTGCTGCGGCGTGGGCGAGGGGTTGCAGGTGGGGATCAAGCGGGTCGAGGGCGGCGCGTTTTCATCCTGGGCGAATGACAATCTGAAGCCGGGTATGCGACTGGAGGCTATGCCGCCCTCGGGGCGGTTCTTCGTGACGCTGGGCGAGGCGCCCAAGCATTACCTCGCCTTCGCGGGTGGCTCGGGGATCACCCCCGTTTTGTCGCTCATCCGCACCACGCTGGCCGCCGAACCGCAGAGCCGCTTCACGCTGGTCTATGCCAACCGGGCGGCGGCGACGGTGATGTTCCGCGAGGAGCTGGAAGACCTGAAGAACCGGCACATGGGGCGGTTCCGGGTGATCCATGTGCTGGAGCATGATGGGCAGGAGGTGCCGCTGTTTTCGGGCCGGGTGGACGGCGAGAAGGTGGCGGCGCTGTTCGGCGGCTTGATCGAGCCGGAGGGGGTGGACGTGGCTTTCATCTGCGGGCCGGAGCCGATGATGCTGGCGATCTCGGAGGCGTTGAAGGCCGCGGGGCTTTCGGGCGATCAGATCAGGTTCGAGCTGTTCAAATCCGACCAGCCGGGGCGGTTGCCGCAACGGGTGGTGGCGGCGCTGGCAGAGGGGGCCAAAGGCGCGGAGGCGAAGGTAACGCTGGACGGCGTGACGCGGACGCTGACGGTGGAGCCGGGGCAGACGGTGCTGGAGGCGGGATTGGCAGCCTCGATGGAGGTGCCGTTCTCCTGCCGCGCGGGGGTGTGCTCCACCTGCCGCTGCCGGGTGCTGGAGGGCGAGGTGGAGATGGCGGCGAACTACGCGCTGGAGGATGACGAGGTGGCGAAGGGCTATGTGCTGAGCTGCCAGAGCCATGTGATCTCGGAGCGGGTGGTGGTGAGCTACGACGAGTAG
- a CDS encoding ceramidase domain-containing protein, with amino-acid sequence MNWTAQIDGYCERLSPAFWAEPINAVTNAAFLVAALVAFLHARRIGQARGPVLVLCLLLAAIGLGSFAFHTFATRWAALADVAPIQLFSLVALGAGVHRFTGARWRRTALLVPMVLALLIAAIWGFAQVAPPALRGAVGYAPAFLSLWGFAVLLAVQGSPLARTMAVAALVFTLSLTARTLDLPFCDAIPLGTHWLWHLLNAVTLALVIRVLAGQGAIIRRR; translated from the coding sequence ATGAACTGGACCGCCCAGATCGATGGCTATTGTGAGCGGCTCTCCCCGGCGTTCTGGGCGGAGCCGATCAATGCTGTCACCAACGCGGCCTTTTTGGTGGCGGCGCTGGTGGCCTTTCTCCATGCGCGGCGGATCGGGCAGGCGCGGGGGCCGGTGCTGGTGCTCTGCCTGCTGCTCGCGGCCATCGGGCTCGGCTCCTTTGCCTTTCATACCTTCGCCACGCGCTGGGCGGCGCTGGCCGATGTGGCGCCGATCCAGCTCTTCTCGCTGGTGGCGCTCGGGGCCGGGGTGCATCGGTTCACCGGGGCGCGCTGGCGAAGGACGGCGCTGCTGGTGCCCATGGTGCTGGCGCTGCTGATCGCTGCCATATGGGGGTTTGCGCAAGTCGCCCCGCCCGCGCTGCGGGGCGCGGTGGGCTATGCGCCTGCGTTCCTGTCACTCTGGGGCTTTGCGGTGCTGCTTGCGGTGCAGGGCAGCCCGCTCGCACGGACGATGGCGGTGGCGGCGCTGGTGTTTACCCTGTCGCTCACCGCGCGGACGCTGGACCTGCCGTTCTGTGACGCGATCCCGCTTGGCACTCATTGGCTCTGGCACCTGCTGAACGCGGTCACGCTGGCGCTGGTGATCCGTGTGCTGGCCGGGCAGGGGGCGATTATCCGCCGCAGATAG
- a CDS encoding cytochrome-c peroxidase encodes MRSLALALLLAAPAFAQEFPAPLTDADFIAVNEAEAALGQLLFYDPILSGNRNIACATCHHPRFATSDGLSLGMGEGGAGLGPDRVADPANYPDEFIPRNAPALFNLGAHQFTVLFHDGRIEVDPSRKSGFRTPMGEDMEVGFSGILSAQTMFPVLSADEMAGHVRENDISKATRSGRITGPGGAWDIIARRVEGAGDYQQRFEAVYPEVAAGRPLHFTDISNAIAAFMAFEWRADAAPFDAFLRGDEAALSAEALAGAQLFYGTAGCSGCHAGALQTDHGFHAMGVPQIGPGKRLAFETHHRDVGRMGVTGDPADAYAFRTPSLRNVTATAPYGHSGAYADLEAFLRAHAAPRAALAAYDGTPARLAALEHEALGPLSDAADRAALEAAIVVEDRPLSDADVALLMAFLESLTDQPAIDGRLGVPDAVPSGLPVDK; translated from the coding sequence ATGCGTAGCCTCGCGCTCGCCCTGCTGCTCGCCGCGCCCGCCTTCGCGCAGGAGTTCCCCGCGCCCCTGACCGATGCCGATTTCATCGCAGTGAACGAGGCCGAAGCCGCGCTCGGCCAACTGCTCTTCTACGACCCCATCCTCTCGGGCAACCGCAACATCGCCTGCGCCACCTGCCACCACCCGCGCTTCGCCACCTCCGACGGCCTCTCCCTCGGCATGGGTGAGGGCGGCGCAGGCCTCGGACCTGACCGCGTGGCGGACCCGGCGAATTACCCCGACGAGTTCATCCCCCGCAACGCGCCCGCCCTCTTCAACCTCGGCGCGCACCAGTTCACCGTGCTCTTCCACGATGGCCGGATCGAGGTGGACCCGAGCCGCAAATCCGGCTTCCGCACCCCGATGGGCGAAGACATGGAGGTCGGCTTTTCCGGCATCCTCTCGGCGCAAACCATGTTCCCCGTGCTCTCCGCCGACGAGATGGCAGGCCACGTTCGCGAGAATGACATCTCAAAGGCCACCCGCTCGGGCCGGATCACCGGGCCCGGCGGCGCGTGGGATATCATCGCGCGCCGCGTCGAAGGCGCGGGCGACTACCAGCAGCGGTTCGAGGCGGTCTATCCCGAGGTCGCCGCAGGCCGCCCGCTGCATTTTACCGATATCTCCAACGCCATCGCCGCCTTCATGGCCTTCGAATGGCGGGCCGATGCCGCGCCCTTCGATGCCTTCCTGCGCGGTGATGAGGCCGCGCTTTCGGCAGAGGCGCTCGCGGGCGCGCAGCTCTTCTATGGCACGGCAGGCTGCTCCGGCTGCCACGCCGGCGCCCTGCAAACCGACCACGGCTTTCACGCCATGGGCGTGCCGCAGATCGGCCCCGGCAAGCGCCTCGCCTTCGAGACCCACCACCGCGACGTGGGCCGCATGGGCGTCACCGGCGACCCGGCAGATGCCTACGCCTTCCGCACGCCCTCCCTGCGCAACGTCACCGCCACCGCGCCCTATGGCCACTCCGGCGCCTATGCCGATCTGGAGGCCTTCCTGCGCGCCCACGCCGCCCCCCGCGCCGCGCTCGCCGCCTATGATGGCACGCCCGCCCGGCTCGCCGCGCTGGAGCATGAAGCATTGGGCCCCCTCTCCGACGCCGCCGACCGCGCCGCGCTGGAGGCTGCCATCGTGGTGGAGGACCGGCCCCTGAGCGATGCCGATGTGGCGCTGCTCATGGCCTTTCTCGAAAGCCTCACCGACCAACCCGCCATCGACGGCCGCCTCGGCGTGCCGGATGCCGTGCCCAGCGGGCTCCCGGTCGACAAGTAG
- a CDS encoding DUF6151 family protein, with product MPDPITLTCDCGKVKLAITARPAPPQGNRVICHCNSCRAFARVLGRDDILGPADGTDIIQFRCDRLSITQGKEHIAALRLSPNGLARWYTACCNTPLGNTGPGPRYPFFGAITHGIANPDALGPVKARVNVPKERPLPEGLPPTSGSTFGVFLSIGRIMFGGWLKGAHKRHPLFPGGAPLAEPRVISLEEKAKAYA from the coding sequence ATGCCCGACCCCATCACGCTCACCTGCGATTGCGGCAAGGTGAAGCTTGCCATCACTGCCCGCCCCGCGCCGCCGCAGGGCAACCGGGTAATCTGCCACTGCAACTCCTGCCGCGCCTTCGCCCGTGTGCTGGGGCGCGATGACATTCTCGGCCCCGCGGACGGCACCGATATCATCCAGTTCCGCTGCGACCGGCTCTCGATCACCCAAGGCAAGGAGCACATCGCGGCTCTCCGTCTCAGCCCCAATGGCCTCGCCCGCTGGTACACCGCCTGCTGCAACACGCCGCTGGGCAACACCGGCCCCGGCCCGCGCTACCCGTTCTTCGGGGCAATCACCCACGGCATCGCGAACCCGGACGCCCTCGGCCCGGTGAAGGCGCGGGTGAACGTGCCCAAGGAGCGCCCCCTGCCCGAGGGGCTGCCGCCCACCTCCGGCTCCACCTTCGGCGTCTTCCTCTCCATCGGGCGCATCATGTTCGGCGGCTGGCTGAAAGGCGCGCACAAGCGCCACCCGCTCTTTCCCGGCGGGGCGCCGCTGGCGGAGCCCCGGGTGATCTCGCTCGAGGAGAAGGCCAAGGCCTATGCGTAG
- the ftsW gene encoding putative lipid II flippase FtsW, with protein MTEMVFGTAPVRTGEPVLPRWWRTIDKWSMSCILLLFGVGLLLGLAASPPLAARNGLDPFYYVQRQAFFGGLSLVVMFAFSMMNPSLVRRLAVLGFFVSFVALLLLPVFGTDFGKGATRWFSLGFASVQPSEFLKPGFVVLAAWLMAASQQVAGPPGKSFSFILAVVIVMLLALQPDFGQACLILFAWAVMYFVAGAPITILVVVAGLVVVGGLTAYEGSEHFARRIDGFLNPDLDPRTQLGYATNAIREGGFFGVGVGEGQVKWSLPDAHTDFIIAVAAEEYGLVLVLAIILLYATIVVRSLLRLMRERDPFIRLAGTGLACIFGVQAMINMGVAVRLLPAKGMTLPFVSYGGSSMIAGGILVGMLLAFTRTRPQGQIGDILLRRHP; from the coding sequence ATGACAGAGATGGTTTTTGGCACGGCCCCCGTCCGCACGGGCGAGCCGGTGCTTCCCCGATGGTGGCGGACGATCGACAAGTGGTCGATGTCCTGCATTCTGCTGCTCTTCGGCGTGGGGTTGCTGCTGGGCCTTGCGGCCTCGCCGCCGCTGGCTGCCCGCAACGGGCTGGACCCGTTCTATTACGTGCAGCGGCAGGCCTTCTTCGGTGGACTCTCGCTCGTGGTGATGTTCGCCTTCTCGATGATGAACCCGAGTCTCGTGCGCCGCCTTGCGGTGCTGGGCTTCTTCGTTTCCTTCGTGGCGCTCCTGCTGCTGCCGGTCTTCGGCACCGACTTCGGCAAGGGCGCGACCCGGTGGTTCTCGCTCGGGTTTGCCTCGGTGCAGCCTTCGGAGTTCCTCAAGCCCGGCTTCGTGGTGCTCGCGGCATGGCTGATGGCCGCCTCGCAGCAGGTGGCGGGGCCTCCGGGCAAGTCTTTCTCCTTCATTCTCGCGGTCGTCATCGTGATGCTGCTCGCGCTGCAGCCCGACTTTGGCCAGGCCTGCCTGATCCTCTTTGCATGGGCGGTGATGTACTTCGTCGCCGGTGCGCCGATCACCATCCTCGTCGTGGTGGCGGGGCTCGTGGTGGTGGGCGGCCTCACGGCCTATGAAGGCTCCGAGCACTTTGCCCGCCGGATCGACGGCTTTTTGAACCCCGATCTCGACCCGCGCACCCAGCTTGGCTACGCCACCAATGCGATCCGCGAAGGCGGGTTCTTTGGCGTCGGCGTGGGTGAGGGGCAGGTTAAATGGTCGCTCCCCGATGCGCATACAGACTTCATCATCGCGGTGGCGGCGGAGGAATACGGGCTGGTGCTCGTGCTCGCCATCATCCTGCTCTACGCCACCATCGTCGTGCGCTCGCTGCTGCGGCTGATGCGTGAGCGCGACCCGTTCATCCGGCTGGCGGGCACCGGGCTGGCCTGCATCTTCGGCGTGCAGGCGATGATCAACATGGGGGTGGCCGTGCGGCTGCTGCCTGCCAAGGGCATGACCCTGCCTTTCGTCTCCTACGGCGGCTCGTCGATGATTGCGGGCGGTATCCTCGTGGGGATGCTGCTGGCCTTCACCCGCACGCGCCCGCAGGGACAGATCGGCGACATTCTGCTGCGGAGGCATCCGTGA
- a CDS encoding UDP-N-acetylglucosamine--N-acetylmuramyl-(pentapeptide) pyrophosphoryl-undecaprenol N-acetylglucosamine transferase, which yields MTQPLLIIAAGGTGGHMFPAQALAEAMLARGWRVKLSTDARGARYTGAFPEAVEIEVRASATFARGGALAKLAVPFRIAGGTISSVIRMLRDKPAVVVGFGGYPSIPALAAATILKRPRAIHEQNGVLGRVNEIFAKRVHAIACGTWPTELPEGVQGHDIGNPVRAAILARAGAPYIPPGDYPLSLLVMGGSQGARILSDVVPAAIAALPEQYRQHIRVSHQARPEDEARVVSFYEQAGIDATVQPFFADVPERMAEAQLVITRAGASTVADLSVIGRPSILVPLAAAIRDEQTANARGLVDAGAAILVPEKRLDPESLAEQIQTILDFPEGATQMAHAALATGKPDATQRLVELVEGLAGNEMAAKSTGENFGEQ from the coding sequence ATGACGCAGCCTCTTCTCATCATCGCCGCCGGTGGCACCGGTGGGCACATGTTTCCGGCGCAGGCGCTGGCCGAGGCGATGCTGGCGCGCGGCTGGCGGGTGAAGCTTTCGACCGATGCGCGGGGCGCGCGCTACACCGGCGCCTTCCCCGAGGCGGTGGAGATCGAGGTGCGCGCCTCGGCCACCTTTGCGCGGGGCGGGGCGCTGGCCAAGCTGGCGGTGCCTTTCCGGATCGCGGGCGGCACGATCTCTTCGGTGATCCGGATGCTGCGCGACAAGCCTGCGGTGGTGGTGGGCTTTGGTGGCTACCCCTCGATCCCGGCGCTGGCGGCCGCGACGATCCTGAAGCGCCCGCGCGCGATCCATGAGCAGAACGGCGTGCTGGGCCGGGTGAACGAGATCTTTGCCAAGCGCGTCCATGCGATTGCCTGCGGCACATGGCCCACGGAATTGCCCGAGGGCGTGCAGGGCCATGACATCGGAAACCCGGTGCGCGCGGCGATCCTTGCCCGCGCCGGGGCGCCCTACATTCCGCCGGGCGATTACCCGCTGTCGCTGCTCGTGATGGGCGGCAGCCAGGGCGCGCGGATCCTCTCCGATGTTGTCCCTGCCGCGATTGCTGCGCTGCCCGAACAGTACCGCCAGCACATCCGCGTGTCGCATCAGGCGCGGCCCGAGGATGAGGCGCGGGTCGTCAGCTTTTACGAGCAGGCGGGTATTGATGCGACGGTGCAGCCCTTCTTTGCCGACGTGCCCGAGCGGATGGCCGAGGCGCAGCTGGTGATCACCCGGGCGGGCGCCTCCACCGTGGCCGACCTCTCGGTGATCGGGCGCCCCTCGATCCTCGTGCCGCTGGCGGCGGCGATCCGCGATGAGCAGACGGCCAATGCCCGCGGGCTGGTTGACGCGGGAGCAGCCATCCTCGTGCCCGAGAAACGGCTTGACCCCGAAAGCCTCGCAGAGCAAATCCAGACAATTCTCGACTTCCCCGAGGGCGCGACGCAGATGGCGCATGCGGCGCTGGCCACCGGCAAACCGGATGCCACGCAGCGTCTGGTGGAGCTGGTCGAGGGGCTGGCAGGCAACGAGATGGCGGCGAAATCGACCGGAGAAAACTTCGGCGAGCAGTGA
- the murC gene encoding UDP-N-acetylmuramate--L-alanine ligase, with amino-acid sequence MQGVTKLPTQLGAIHFVGIGGIGMSGIAEVLLNFGYQVQGSDLKKSKITERLERLGAKVFEGQAAENLESAEVIVISSAIKPGNPELDAARAKGLPVVRRAEMLAELMRLKSNIAVAGTHGKTTTTTLVAELLEKGGIDPTVINGGIIHAYGSNARMGQGEWMVVEADESDGTFNRLPATIAIVTNIDPEHMEHWGTEEALHQGFLDFVSNIPFYGLAVCCTDDADVQALVGRVTDRRVVTYGFNAQADVRAVNLTYKAGVAHFDVRLQTEDMVIEGCTLPMPGDHNVSNALSAVAVARHLGMKAEEIKAALAGFGGVNRRFTRVGEVNGVTVIDDYGHHPVEIAAVLKAARQATEGRVIAVHQPHRYSRLSNLFDDFCACFNEADVVAIAEVYAAGEDPIPGASRDDLVAGLIAHGHRHARAILSEDDLVRLVREQAGEGDMVVCLGAGTISAWANNLPERLKG; translated from the coding sequence ATGCAGGGTGTAACCAAACTCCCGACCCAGCTTGGGGCGATCCACTTCGTCGGTATCGGCGGCATCGGCATGTCGGGCATTGCCGAGGTGCTGCTGAACTTCGGCTATCAGGTGCAGGGCTCCGACCTGAAGAAGAGCAAGATCACCGAGCGGCTGGAGCGGCTGGGTGCGAAGGTCTTCGAGGGGCAGGCGGCCGAGAACCTCGAGAGCGCCGAGGTCATCGTGATCTCCAGCGCGATCAAGCCGGGCAACCCCGAGCTGGACGCCGCCCGCGCCAAGGGCCTGCCGGTGGTGCGCCGCGCCGAGATGCTGGCCGAGCTGATGCGGCTGAAATCCAACATCGCCGTCGCTGGCACCCACGGCAAGACGACCACCACGACGCTGGTGGCCGAGCTGCTGGAGAAGGGCGGGATCGACCCGACGGTGATCAACGGCGGGATCATCCATGCCTATGGCTCGAATGCCCGGATGGGGCAGGGCGAGTGGATGGTGGTGGAGGCCGACGAGAGCGACGGCACCTTCAACCGTCTGCCCGCGACCATTGCCATCGTCACCAACATCGACCCCGAGCACATGGAGCACTGGGGCACCGAGGAGGCGCTGCATCAGGGATTCCTCGATTTCGTCTCCAACATCCCGTTCTACGGCCTTGCCGTCTGCTGCACCGATGATGCCGACGTGCAGGCGCTGGTGGGCCGCGTGACCGACCGCCGGGTGGTGACCTACGGCTTCAACGCGCAGGCCGACGTGCGCGCGGTGAACCTGACCTACAAGGCGGGCGTGGCGCATTTTGACGTGCGGTTGCAGACTGAGGACATGGTGATCGAGGGTTGCACCCTGCCGATGCCGGGCGATCACAACGTTTCTAATGCGCTGTCCGCCGTGGCCGTGGCGCGGCATCTCGGCATGAAGGCCGAAGAGATCAAGGCGGCGCTGGCCGGCTTTGGCGGGGTGAACCGCCGCTTTACCCGCGTGGGCGAGGTGAACGGCGTGACCGTGATCGACGATTATGGCCACCATCCCGTGGAGATTGCTGCCGTGCTGAAGGCCGCCCGTCAGGCCACTGAGGGCCGGGTGATCGCGGTGCATCAGCCGCACCGTTACTCGCGCCTATCCAACCTGTTCGACGACTTCTGCGCCTGTTTCAACGAGGCCGATGTGGTGGCCATTGCCGAGGTTTATGCCGCGGGGGAAGACCCGATCCCCGGTGCGAGCCGCGATGATCTGGTGGCCGGGCTCATTGCCCACGGCCACCGCCATGCCCGCGCGATCCTGAGCGAGGATGACCTCGTGCGGCTCGTGCGCGAGCAGGCGGGCGAGGGCGACATGGTGGTCTGCCTCGGCGCCGGTACGATCAGCGCATGGGCCAACAACCTGCCGGAGCGGTTGAAGGGCTGA
- a CDS encoding APC family permease, with amino-acid sequence MTEAGLKRRIGPGLMTAYGVGVMVGAGIYVLIGAVAGLAGSYAPLAFLLAGLVAAPSALTYAELSARIPEAAGEAAYVAQAFGTTLLPVAIGLAIVLAGTVSGAAVLRGGVGYLTALVSVTPVWAIVAIGAALTLVAIAGVLESLALAALFTVVEVIGLVLVSSAGLMAEPVAVAVPEVAPGAMAVLAATALAFFAFIGFEDVVNMAEEAREPERTMPRAIIASLLITAVLYALVSFAALRAVPAADLAASERPLALVWERATGQGAGFLAAIAVLAALNGVLAQLVMAARVLFGLGRRSRAFAPFTHAHPRFGTPVLASLTCGAALIGAALALPVAQLAEIASMVLLAVFAAVNTSLIALKLHSPQAPFRVPMVVPVVGLVAALAALGLSLAERIAP; translated from the coding sequence ATGACTGAGGCGGGCCTCAAACGCCGGATCGGGCCGGGCCTGATGACCGCCTATGGCGTGGGCGTGATGGTGGGCGCAGGGATTTACGTGCTGATCGGCGCGGTGGCCGGGCTGGCGGGCAGCTATGCACCGCTGGCGTTTTTGCTGGCCGGGCTGGTAGCCGCACCTTCGGCGTTGACCTATGCCGAGCTTTCGGCCCGCATCCCCGAAGCGGCGGGCGAGGCGGCCTATGTGGCGCAGGCCTTTGGCACCACTTTGCTGCCGGTCGCCATCGGGCTGGCGATTGTGCTGGCTGGCACCGTTTCGGGCGCGGCGGTGCTGCGCGGGGGCGTGGGCTACCTGACGGCGCTGGTTTCGGTCACGCCGGTCTGGGCGATTGTCGCCATCGGTGCGGCGCTGACGTTGGTGGCCATCGCCGGGGTGCTGGAAAGCCTCGCGCTGGCCGCGCTCTTCACCGTGGTCGAGGTGATCGGGCTGGTGCTGGTCTCAAGTGCGGGCCTGATGGCCGAGCCGGTTGCGGTGGCGGTACCCGAGGTCGCCCCCGGTGCGATGGCGGTGCTGGCAGCCACGGCGCTGGCCTTCTTTGCCTTCATCGGTTTCGAGGATGTGGTGAACATGGCCGAGGAGGCGCGGGAGCCGGAGCGGACCATGCCGCGCGCGATCATCGCCTCGCTGCTGATCACCGCCGTACTCTATGCGCTCGTGAGCTTCGCCGCGCTGCGCGCCGTGCCTGCCGCCGATCTTGCCGCCTCCGAGCGCCCGCTGGCGCTGGTCTGGGAGCGGGCGACGGGGCAGGGCGCAGGCTTTCTGGCCGCCATCGCGGTGCTCGCGGCGCTGAACGGCGTGCTGGCGCAGCTCGTCATGGCGGCCCGCGTGCTCTTTGGCCTTGGCCGCCGCTCCCGCGCCTTTGCCCCCTTCACCCATGCGCACCCGCGCTTCGGCACGCCGGTGCTGGCCTCGCTCACCTGCGGCGCGGCGCTGATCGGCGCGGCCCTTGCCCTGCCGGTGGCGCAACTCGCCGAGATCGCCTCGATGGTGCTGCTGGCGGTCTTTGCCGCCGTTAACACATCGCTGATCGCTCTCAAGCTACACTCGCCGCAGGCGCCCTTTCGGGTGCCGATGGTCGTGCCGGTGGTGGGGCTTGTCGCCGCGCTGGCCGCGCTTGGCCTCTCGCTGGCCGAAAGGATCGCGCCATGA
- a CDS encoding DUF2484 family protein: MSLLLIAALLWIFAATATAFLPMRYQLVPGLALIVGAVVLIGLFFAEFGPLPGVLALAVFLSFFRRPLGHLIRKLTGKARA; encoded by the coding sequence ATGAGCCTGCTTCTGATCGCCGCACTTCTGTGGATCTTCGCCGCCACGGCGACGGCCTTTTTGCCGATGCGCTACCAGCTTGTGCCGGGGCTGGCGCTGATCGTTGGCGCAGTGGTGCTGATCGGCCTGTTCTTTGCCGAATTCGGGCCGCTGCCGGGTGTGCTGGCGCTGGCGGTGTTCCTCTCGTTCTTCCGGCGCCCGCTGGGGCACCTCATCCGCAAACTCACCGGGAAGGCCCGCGCATGA
- a CDS encoding DUF2484 family protein encodes MTPSLICFFAWALTANLAAMIPSKDNHWTRAYVLIAVGIPLLGWVTYQNGPLIGLICMAAGASVLRWPVVYLWRWLKGDRKADG; translated from the coding sequence ATGACGCCATCGCTGATCTGTTTCTTCGCCTGGGCGCTCACCGCGAACCTCGCCGCGATGATCCCTTCGAAAGACAACCACTGGACCCGGGCCTATGTGCTGATCGCCGTGGGCATCCCGCTGCTCGGCTGGGTGACCTACCAGAACGGGCCGCTGATCGGACTGATCTGCATGGCCGCGGGTGCCTCGGTGCTGCGCTGGCCGGTGGTCTACCTCTGGCGCTGGCTGAAAGGCGACCGCAAGGCCGACGGCTGA